From the Ochotona princeps isolate mOchPri1 chromosome 26, mOchPri1.hap1, whole genome shotgun sequence genome, the window CCAAATGCTGGTGGTCCAGTATGAACAGGGAACATCCCAAAcagtatcttaaccactgtactaAATGCCCACCCCCTAACTGAAACTTATTTgcatatttacttaaaaggcagggacacagatcttccaactactggcttactccccaaatgcccaaaagtcaggagtcaggaactctactcccatgtgggtgagaaaagggcccaagtatttgagccatcatctgccacctcctaGGTATTATTAGTATGAAGCTGGCTCTAAAACAGAAGTAGGTCTTGATCCTGGGTATTACAAGAAGCAGACATCCCAAGGTGCAGTCTAtaccactgtaccacaatacctgCCCTTCAGCTATAATTTCAAATGTTCTGACGTGTCACTTGAATTGGCCTCGCATTTTCAAAATAAGCTCTAAACACACAGAGATGCAGTATAAGGCTAACTAAATTAACTAATATAGTCTCAAAGTTGAAatttggggcccagtgctgtagccttgtggctaaattcctcactttAAATGCTGCAAGTAAATATGTAAAgttattgggatcccatatgggcaccaccagttcatgtcccagctgctccaactcccttccagctccctgcatgtggctttggaaagcagtagaggatggaccaaagccgtgggaccctgcacccttgtgggagacttggctgaagctcctggctcctggcttcagatcagttcagttctggccattatggccacttgggaagtgaaccaatggatgaaggtctttgtctccttcactctgtgaatctgcctttccaataaatataaatatatattttttaaaagtttaaatctgTTGAACtgaagaaatacaaatttttcatAGTGATTATCATGATAATACTCACACAAGAACTATTAATGGGgccaggcacggtggcctagtggctaaagtcctcgccttgaaagccctgggatcccatatgggcgtcggttctaatcccagcagctccacttcccatccagctccctgcttgtagcctgggaaagcagttgaggacggcccaatgcattgggacactgcacctacgtgggagacccggaagaggttccaggttcccggcttcggatcggcgcacacgcccgttgcggctcacttggggagtgaatcatcggacagaagatcttcctctctgtctctcctcctctgtgtatatctggctgtaataaaaatgaataaatctttaaaaaaaaaaactattaatgaTGAAGGGCAGGGCTGAACTGGAATACTGACCAAAAACATCCAGAAAAGCCCCTTTCCACAAAAAGAACCTCATACCACAGAATAGTTACCCAATGGAGACAGGCCCAAGTCTGAATGTTTAGAAACAAAAGAGAAGCTTGTTGGtaatgaaatattcttttttaaaattaagatttattgatttttattggaaagtcagatatacagagaggaggagtaacagagaaaaagatctttcatccaatgattcactccgcaaggggctgcaatggccagagctgagctaatccaaacccaagagcccagagcctcttccaggtttcccatgcaggtacagggtctcaagttTTGGGGccttctttgactgctttcctatgccacaagaagggagcaggatgggaagctggtcagccaggacacaaaccagtgatcatatgggatcctggcatgtgcaaggtgaggactttatccactggaTTATTGCATTGGGCTCTCAAATTAGATTTCATGTCcagctctactttctatccagctccctgcttgtggcctgggaaaggagtggaggacgtcccaaggccttgggactatgcacctgcatgggagacccagaagaggcttgaagctcttgtctcctggcttcagatcagctcagttctggctgttgcagctgcttggggagtgaatcatcggatggaagatcttcctctctgtgctcctctctatatatctgactttccaatataaataaaaattaaataattaataaaccAGTCATTTCAAAGTAGCTCTtcaaaccttttttctttttttaaactgaatcAGTTAATGTCTTTTTCCCTTTAGTTTGTATTTGTTAGTTCTGTCTCCGAATTGTGATTATTCATAAAGGTTCCAAGCTCAGCAATCTACTTTTCTACCTCTATCTACTCTCCTAGACTCAACTTTCAATATTTACTAAATTTGAaaacccctccccaaattccagtTTCTATTTACAAATGCCTTAAAGCTATCTTTCATTTCCATGCCATCATCTCTAGTTCAACACTGAAAACACCACTTCTTCCTTGAAagttttttcctcctccttttggTCTTATTCAGCTTTTACAAATCTGCTCAAGTTTTTACTTTCTTAGAAATCACCTGAACACTTTTGATTAGGTCAGATTCCTCTATCTAGGATTTCACATAACTAGCTCCTCTGAGCCTCTGTCACAGTTGCACTTTTAGATTGATTTGTGTAATGATTTGAACAATGTTTTCCCTCATCTGGATAATAAACTCCTTGAGATTAGACAAGCTGTCTTTATTTCATCAACACTAAATCCTAAATAGGAGGTACTCAGTGTGTATGTTAAATGAATTCATCAAaggattaaataaaatttaaatccttCAATCTGGCTCTCCAAATTTTCATTTATCTCTCATACTACTATTCATTTTGAGGTATAAGATTtagacatttactttttttttttttaaccaaatccTGATTCCCCCCTAGCAGGTCTCAGTATCTTCCCTAACTTCCTGACAGCTTCCACTCCTGCCTCAAGCCCTCACCGCCGCTCGCCCAGAGCAGTGCAGCGCAGTGTTCCCCATGGTTCTTTGGTCCTTCCAGCTCACCACACACGTCAGTGTTCTGTTAGCGTCAGCTCTAGTGAAAGACTGGGAGTAAGCAAGGGGGTGAAACTAACAAAGGGAATTACATGGACTATCTgaagatttctgttttccttgttaGATACCTTTCTTGTATTAGAAATCCTCCTGGAAATCACCTTCAGAACCATTTCCTTATCTTTGCAAACCAAGAAAATTCTAAGTCATTTGGCCTCTCTTCAGTTGCCTTCCAGCTAAATGTTGTAAGGAATTATTAGTAAGCATTAAATTAAACATCTGAGATTAATCTTTTTCCCCTGTAATTCCAATTGAGCTATCATTTCTGTGCACTTCGCCTGCACTCTATCTTGAACTTGGGGAGTTGTAGTAGCCTAAGCAGTAGGGTCTCTGTATTAGCTAGTCTTTTCTCATTCCTTTAATTCTAGAAGTTCATTGTTCCAATGTGGCTTCTAGGGTTGATAACAACTCagtatttcattgtaaaaatagAGAGTTACCTAGGGGCAAAACCATTCATTTTTGCAAACAGCAACCTTAAGACTTTCTCCTTCTGCTCCCAGGTCAAATCTCCAATATCCACATTTCCTTGAGTAATTGTCCTgaagaatttcaaagaaaaaaaaaggaaaattacaaagtaagcttctttcaaatatacatacacatacatatacatttaatacataaatataagAGAAATTCTACACCATAACTGATATTTTATAATAACTAcaggcagggcccggcgcagcAGCCTACTGGTTATAATGACTACAAGGCAGATTGTGCATTATTAAGCAAAAGTTGAAAAAGATAATTATATGGTAgccaatttaaaatgttatttaatgaCCCAAAGCAACAACATGAAAAAATGAGTAtgtaaatattaaacaaataaagTAGAAAACTATAATGTAATGTTTGTATCCAGAAATACACACAAacagaataagaaaaacaaatgcttatTTGGTGAGATTATTGATAgatattttaacatttctttttgaaTTCAATCTTTTACTATGAAAATAGAGTCACGAAAAGTGAATCCAGACAGTTATCTGTAGCTCATCTGGTCTCTTTTCTTACCTGCCATTAAGGCTGCAGCTAAGCTTGCCAGGCAGGCCTTTGTCTACACTCTGACTTCCCCAGCAGATGCATACTCTGCTTGCTAGTTCTAAAACGTAACATGTTGATATTGATTTTATATCATGTGAGAGACATTTTTACATACAGGCTCGTTAAgtgagtttatttgaaagtttacaTTTTGCCTTATGACTACcatatatttccttttctttttctttttactatatATTTTAATTGTCCCCAGTCTGCCTCTTAACCAGATGGTATAATATTTTAACCACTATTTCTGCCATGCTGgtaaagacaacagaagactaaccttaaaaaaagggggggggggggagttgttaccaaacaggaaaggaaaaagtGAAATGGATATTGGGATAGGCAACTAGTAGACTGTAGCAGTTTCTAGTATATGGTTGCTAATGTTCTACTATATAGTTACCAGGTGGTAACCTGCCCAAGAACAGACACGTCTCACACCAAGCAAAATAAGTACAATGCAGAATCATTGTACTACATGCAGAATCATTTTAGTTAACTTTCCCACATACATTAGATGAAAGCTGTGTGCATGGTAAGAACTCagcttacttattttaaaaaaaaagaattataggaAAATTCagcttacttattttaaaaaaaaaaggaaattataggAAAATTCCTGGTAACAAAAGTGATACTACAGACTTATGAACATGgcaagaagataaaaaaaaatatatagtctgGATATTTCTGAAGAAGAATCTTCTCTTTCAGAGACTAAGTCACAGAGTATATCCAACCTTCCCAACAGCTACATAACTCAAGAGAACCTACCAATGAGttccttcaaaaatgttttaaagctgAAAACACATTTGAAATGCTCTTAATAAGATGTTAAGTTCATAATAGTAGTGAGTCTTTTAAAGTTAAGTTAGGGCCTTTGAAAAATCTAAATTGCAttggaatataaaacatttttctaaataatcTTCAGAATGCATAATGGTTAAGTTTATGGGGGAAGGCTGCTCTAAAAGACAAAATTGGTAGCCAGACACAAATCATTGTGCAGTCTGCAATCGTCTAACACATGCTCCTCTCTTTACCATGGTAGCAATGGATCTCCAGGGGAGTGCAAGCCAACACAGTGAGGGGCACTACTGGATGTCTTCCAGTCTAGGGAACATTCCTTGCACAGGATAGTAAGAGGAAACAATTTATAATACCTGAGAGAAAATATGCTTATCAAAATATTTAACTTGAATGTGCCTTCATAATTAATGTCCAGCttccaggagaaaagaaaaacaaaagatattACAGTGACACCAACAGGACAAATAATCTAGTCTTTTTAACAAGCCTCTGACATGAGAAAACAAGGGTGAGGTAGGGATGAAGGGGTAGGGGAGCTCCTGTCATACCAAGCCACACATACTACACTAAGCACAGGAGTTACAAAGTTGAGTAGGTCACTTCTTGTCCTCAGGTACTTTACTGAGAAATACAGTCTGGACTTTGACATTATCAAGCTCAACTGTTCATAGTTCTCATTTTTCTAAAGAGCACAGAAATATTAGCGTAAAAGATAATCAGGTATTGTTAGTACCATCTTTCAGCCTCCAAAAGATCCTGATTCACGCTGTTGGTGCTGTGTTCTCTGCCATCAAACGTTCTGATTTTGGGATACTCTGTTCTTCCTGCACATGCCTCTCTCATTTTTAAGTTGAAAGCAGCTTGTGCTATCTGCCTATAGTGCTGCCTGTTGAACAGGATCTGCTGCTTCACCTGGTGGAGAGCATCTAGAAAGAACCTTTCCACTTCTGTTCTTTCATCCAGTATGTTCTTGGCCAGCTTCTTCACGCGATTCATCTCCTTGTCCTTCAtgtgaaggagctgctgcagcTTGTCCATTTCCACCCGGCCAGCTTGGTTCTCCACCATGGACTGCTGCTGCAGTTTTAAAACTTCAGTCTCAAACTCTCTGGTCATATAACTCAGAGCATTCTCCAAGCTCACCACCTTCTTCTGAAGAGTCTGAATTTGTGACCTCTGCTGGGTGAGTTGCATTATCTTTTCCTTAACCAACAGGTCATTGATCtcctaaaaacagaaagaataaacCCCTATGTGATAACACCATTCATGTCAGGTCTATTTCCCACAACTAACCTATTTCTGAATGACTCAGGGACTAATTATCAGCAAAGCAGAGTGTATATTCTAAAGCAGCATAGGTAAGAGTTCTATTTATGTTTCTGATAGTTCTTTATAAAGTGAATCTAATGTTTCTTTAAGTCACTCAGATATGGAAAGTGTCatccagagagaagagaaatactTGCACCGTGCTTATGCCTCATTATTATACCCAATCCCCGGTATTCATCAGCTCAGTCCTCTAAAAACATCTAAATGAGAACAAGAACCTTTTGATGTAAAAGGAAAGTATGATTCTCTTTCAACTTCTGGGAATTTTTTTGTAGAGTATCAGCTTCCTTCTGGTGGTAGGCAAGAGCTTTCTGGAGATAAacattctctttaaaaacacttcTTCCAGCATTATTCAGTTGCCTGGAATACAGAAATATAAGAGTTCAAAACACAGGCCTACATTTTTCAGATATTACCAACAAGGAAAGCgattgctgggcccagcacaatagcctagtggctaaagtcctcaccttgcaaccctCAGGATCCctgtacttcccttccagttccctgcttgtgacctgggagggtagtagaggatggcccaagaccttggtaccctgtacccatgtgggagacccagaagaagctcatggctcctgatttcagattggctcagcgccagctgttgtagccttttggggagtgaaccagcagatggaagatctttctctatctctctccctctctctgtaagcctgactttctaataaaaataaataaaactttaaaaaaaagtgattaggcccagcgcagtagcctagtggctagggatcttgccttgcatgctcaaggatcccatatggcactaaTTCATGTCatggtggcccacttcccatctagttccctgcctgcggcctgggaaagcagtcgaggatgttccaagaccttgggacccttcacccacatgggagacctggaggaggctcctggcctcagatcagcgtggctccagccattgtggccacttggggaatgaatcaggggatggaggatcttcctctctgtctcttctgtttatttaactttcctaaataaataattttttttaaaaaaagtgattgcTTTACCCTCAATATTAGCAATCACCACTCATTGAATTATTGGTGGATACTCATaagttttaaagacagagttacagacatagagagatcttgcacctcctggttcactcctcaaatggtcatcatggccagagctgagccacgctgaacccaggagccaggagcgtcctctgaTTCTCCTGTATGGATGCAGGagaccaagcagttgggccatcctctcctgactccccaggtgcattaaaagggagttgggtgggaaattgaacagtcaggacttgaactagtatcCATATGGAACTAACAGTCAGTGGCTTTAACCATTAAGCCATAATGCCATCCTTGGAAGTCCATTTACTAACACAGCAGTTTATGATATCTTCACTAATATACTTTTGACAACCCTACAAAATTGCTATTATTAGCCCCATTTTTAGATGACGAAATTTAATTTCAAAGTAAGGTAAAAGAATCTTCCTATGGTCAGCATGCATGCTGAGAACAAAGACTTTAGGTCCAGTTCTTTCCCACCATATCAAACACTGCAACAGAAATGGTAGAGGAAGAAATAGTAAGGGAAAGCAGACCAGAACATCTGAACAAAGCAAGCCAAGGGAGAAGGCAGACAGTCCAGATGTTATCAGCAAAGGGCAGCAGTCTCTTACACGATAGCTTCATGGTGGGCTCGCTCTGCCAACATTATTACCTTCTTTTCAGCTTCTTGTTCTAGCCGatgctaaaaaagaaaacaggctaTTTAAATACATAgttatatttcttttaagatttatttatttttttattggaaaggcaaatatacagagagaaggagagacagagaggaagatcttcccacagTGACTTTTGTAATCTCATCTCTCCTATGTAGTAGGCATAAGGTGCCTTAATCCCTCCAGGGGAATAACAAGCTGAGGAAATTGTATTCTGAAGCCTTTGTAACATGATAATCCCTTTTAAAGACTTTAGGAATTGGAGTGGggatttggcatagcagttaggatgctacttgggacacctgcccctcccaaactggagtgcctaggttcaagttctgactctgTTCCAATTCCTACATactgctaacacacacccagggaggcagcaggagatggcccaagcacttgggtccctgcccaggagcgtttcagctcctggctctggcctagcccattctagctgctgcaggcatttgaagagtgaatcagaagatggaagatctcatctctctgtctctctgcctttcaaataaatcaaatttcaAGAATCTCTCGATGGAAAGACGAAAAATTTAAGACCTTGAGATTTCTGGAATAGGTTTCCCCCCATTATTACCCAGCTATGACTCTATAACAATCTTTTAATAAGGTACTAAATGGAAGGGTGATACTTATCAGAATGTATATACACTTAAGTTATTCTCAAAAACAAGACATTTCTAACTAGCACACATTATCTGTACCTTTTCTTCAAAAAATCTGCTTTCCAGTCTTCTAAGAGTCTCCTGATGCTTACGTTCTGTGTTCCTTAAACTCTCCTTcagctaaaattaaaacaaaaagtagtCAGTAGGAAATGGGCTTCATTGGGACCTATTGTGAGAAAATTCTCACTAAAGCAACACCTTGCTATACATTACCTCCTAATCTTGAACATCCAGAAAAATGTGGCGTCCCTGCCTCTAATCACTGTGTTTCATTCATCCTTCCATAAATGTCTATGATCAATactgagcttttttaaaaagatttattcattttattacagccagatatacagaggaggagagacagggaggaagatcttctgtccgatgattcactccccaagtgagccgcaacgggccgatgcgcgccgatccgatgccgggaacctggaacctcttccaggtcttccacgtgggtgcagtgtcccaaggctttgggccgtcctcgactgctttcccaggccacaagcagggagctggatgggaagtggagctgctgggattagaaccggcgcccatatgggatcccagagagtgcaaggcgaggactttagccgctaggccacgccgccaggcccaatactgAGATTTTAAAAAGCCTTTCATAAATAACAGTTTCTAGAACATAAGGACAAGTTCTCATTTTCCAAGTATCATCATTTCAAGCATGTAGAATCACAGACTCACAACATTCTAGAATTGGAAGGGGCCTGAGAAATCAGCTTATACAATCTTCCTTCATAATGTAAGAAAAATACTCCAAGAAACACATGTCACTAGTTCCAATCTCACAATACACTAGAGGCTGCCCTCTAATAGTTTCCATTTTAATAGTTTCCATATTAAAAGATCTTCCTAAGGAGCTAAATGAACTCTTGACTTTATAAAACAATTCTCCCTAACATCAATTCAAAAACACCTCctgggcctagtggttaaagtcctcgccttgcacatgccaggatcccatgtgggtgccagttcgtgtcccagaggccccacttcctatccagctcccttcctgtggcctgagaaggcagttgaggatgccacaaagccttgggtccctgtactcacatgggagttctggctctggatcagctcagctctggccattgaggccacttggggagtgactcagtggatggaagatctttgtctctccttctttctgtatatctgactttccaataaagataaatcttttaaaaaaaactacacagaCTAAACCAGTTCAAgcactggttgctctacttccgatctagctccctactaatgtacctaaAAAGggagtggaagatgggccaagtccttgggtctctgcacccatgtagaacaCCCCAGCAGTTCTAGGACTCTGGcattagtctggcccagctccagccccagctatctgtggccatgtggggaatgaaccagtgaatgaaagatatctctctctttctggaaatctttttttttttaatgagtaaaATTGAGACATGCAGACTTACTGTAGTATCCACGCTACAAAAAAGCAAAGGATTTTCAGTAGACAGAACACAGAGCTGCCTCTCTGACCAAGTGGTTGGCTCTGAGCCAGTCAGTCAGCTTTCTAAATCTCAGATGTCCCGATATATGAGGAAATTAATAATTCTGTCTCAAAGGTCAGGTAAGGGGTAAATAAACAATGCATGTAAAGTGCTTATCATAGCAGCCATTTGATGTATAGGTTGCTATTATATCTAATATTATCCCCCATACCTAACAAATTTCTTTACTATATATCTGTAATCTCTAACTGTAATCtctgtattaaatttttttttatataatctctTTTAGATGTTCTTTCTAGGTGATTTTTTTTgcagaactcaaaaaaaaaaaaatggctccttACATTGTGTTAAGACTTGCACAAATAATGTCAACATACAAGTTTATACcctccagggccagcactgtgactcagcaagttaagcttctgctgGTGGCACCTAAgccacatatgggcactggttaagtaccagctccctgctaatggcatgggaaggaaatggaggatggcccaagactttagtCCCCTGTACCCACAAAAGGGAGATcagaacaagctccaggctcctggcttcagatcagcatagctctggctgttgcagccatttgggtagtgaaccagcagatggatgatctctctcactcctctcctctcttacttTGCCTTTCCATGTTGGAAAGTCACAAGAGCTGGAACTAAGGTGATCTGtagcctgcagccaggaacttcttccgggtctcccatgtgggtacagagtcccaaggacttgagctttcccaggccattagcaggaagctagatagaagtggagcagccaggacacgaaccagcacctacatggtaTCTGAGTGCGTGAAAgtcaaggatttaaccactgagccatcacctgggcCCTGAATAACTTTTGATAATCTATTTAGTCTCTCTTTAATTTGTACAGTGAATTCCACAAACTCTCTATAACTGACTTTCTTTCTTGATATTTCTTTCAACATTATATTCTCAGACCCTCACACCTGTCTTAATTTTTGCGCTCTTGGGATTCCAcaaaatcactgatttttttttacagatcaaTGTCTTTTGCATGTGAATTTTAAGTCTTTCCCCAACAACTTCTTGTGGAAAGACTACAATCCATTTCACCATTAGGTGGCAATAtggttcttaaaaaaataacaaaaatctcaCACTGGGGCTCACTATACAGAAGAGGACTATTTTGAGAGTTCCTGTAAAAGTAACTACATTAATTTGTTGCAttttcacataaaacaaaaattgacaTTCCTTCAGCTATTTTAAAACTTCTAACAGAACAACATGTTTGAAATTGGTGAGTTCTCGGTAACCTTGGTGTAGGGCATGGGGTCTGCTAGGAAACTGGATGTGTCCCCCTGGGCCATAGCTCCAGGCTTCTCCTGCTTAGCTACCAAATCTCTGGCTGGTCTGAAGATGCCATGGGTCGGCTGGTTGCTGGTCACAGCTCTTGCAGAAATAATGTCTGCACTTGGTGACCACGGAGTTCTGGAAGGCCTGACAACAGCTGAAACACCTGCATAGCACCTCCGCATTCCCGGCCTTGTCCATCTCATCGCAGGCGTTGTGGCGACCTCCCGTTGGGTTCACCCTCCATCTGCCACCCGTACTTGCCGCAGAGGAACTTGCAGTTTTCCCCGGAAGGCCGTCTCCTCACAGCCCTTACAGAGTGCACAAGGCCTTACTCATGGTCCTAGGGTCCTGTCCGGGGCCTCACAGACTGTGGGGAAATGGGGATCTGTCGGTAGATCTTGTTGCCCTCCTTGTCCATGTCCAGCTCGCAGCCCGTCGTCGCCCCCTCatccttgggcccccgcctgcTTCGCCAAACCTGAACAAGTGAACTTGCACACCACGTCAAAGATCTCGGGCTCCTGTCCTTGCTCATGCCCCCAGCGGTTTGGGTCTCCACAATCCACCTGTCATCAGGCACTGCCGCACTCTTCAGGATCATCAGGTTGGGGGCCCGTCTGCCTCTTCTGCACCCGGACCACCAAGAGGCTCCCATGCAGCAGAAACGTGGCGTTCCTGCGGGCGGCAGCCCCTTTCCACCTATGCTTCTTGGACAGGAAGGCGCacacctgctcagctctctgtCCTACCAAAGGCTGCTCTGTCATCTTATTACCCTGAGCTCCTAACGGGCTGCAGTGTTCCTGGTAACGGTTAGCTCGTGGCATCACAGCCAAGCGGTGCCCCCTGGAGGGAGCTCTCAGCCTATGGGAGAGCCGCTGGACCTGGAGTCCCAGAACCCCCTGTGAGACAACTAGAAAGCCTCAACACTTGATAAAAATTATGGAATGTTGCAATGTACCTTagttcttttttgtattttcttgtatgtatgtgtgtgtgtgtgtgtgtgtgtgtgttctatttcACATTTTAATTGACACAAAGGACAACATGGTTCATGCCTCAAAGAATTTACAATCTAGTGGAAACACAACAAATGTGAGCGTCAGCCTGGGGAGAGCATGCATTTGAGTTGAGCCTTTGAGCAGCTGGTAAAATTTTAATGGACAGAAATCAGGGATAcaactggggtggggggagaattaAGTGAAAATATTCCTATATGGGTGGAAGGTCTTAACTTTCACACCAAAGTGCCTGACAGTAATTCTGTTTTCAATAGACAATGCTTCACCAAGTTGACCATGACATTGTCAGGCCTGTGATGGTTTAAGATACCCCGTAGAAGGAAGGACAAGTAATCATGGACACTTCTTTACAGAGAATACACATCGATTTATAACTGGACCAaatacttctttcttttcctttgccttttttgATGCACAAGAGCAAACTACTGAGCCTGGGACAGACTACAGTGTCTGTTCAAACATAAATAATGCTTGCTTGTGAATTTTAGACACTGGCCAGCTGCAGTTGCAAAGTAATCTGTATCCCCAGGCAGCATGAATGGAATTTATTGCAATAAAATGCAAAGGAACCTAAATAACCAAGGGCATGATAAACACGGGTTCCAGCGTCAGTGAGCTTCACTCAACCTGATGAATGAAACCTTGATCGCTTAACAGGATGCTTTGCCTCTTACAAGCCTTAGCCAAATTATGTTTGTAGCTACTTAGTGGCACACAAAATCCTGCTATGGCCTCCTCATGATAAAGTCAAGCCATGAAGCAAGTTCCCCAAGGAACTGGACTGACATCCAGAAATGTTAGCAGACTCGCAACCCGGCCTCAGCACTTGGCTCAGCAGcccaacctctttttttttttttttttttttattgtattgttgttgacaatctttacatagctaattatggttaaaggaaaaaaaaggttcagggggtatagggaagtgggtaatactattatgtccatattgtttccatcatgtatctgaggtaaagggggatattgagggagaagccccacccggtttcccgcccatcccaagtcccggatgtggggcatgctccgagatatttgctcaagtggttttaatagttctccagtta encodes:
- the BBOF1 gene encoding basal body-orientation factor 1 isoform X3, whose amino-acid sequence is MEKDTMSVLSYLKKQDHEKDNTIEKLKQQLIETKEKAEKEKEEMEHKYTMQIHQLEGQFHQRIREIGMIQTELKTIKQFQKRKVQVEKELDDLKESLRNTERKHQETLRRLESRFFEEKHRLEQEAEKKVIMLAERAHHEAIVQLNNAGRSVFKENVYLQKALAYHQKEADTLQKNSQKLKENHTFLLHQKEINDLLVKEKIMQLTQQRSQIQTLQKKVVSLENALSYMTREFETEVLKLQQQSMVENQAGRVEMDKLQQLLHMKDKEMNRVKKLAKNILDERTEVERFFLDALHQVKQQILFNRQHYRQIAQAAFNLKMREACAGRTEYPKIRTFDGREHSTNSVNQDLLEAERWTITQGNVDIGDLTWEQKEKVLRLLFAKMNGFAPRKYSQSSRPPVPEYVASDSEDSKEFGDESKPQDQTFITQQVPISDCSGEMMLPSIPQGSQELTQ
- the BBOF1 gene encoding basal body-orientation factor 1 isoform X1 — protein: MSSKGKDGKKAKAKSKKGKKSVKVEDSVVERAKANASLWEARLEVTELSRIEYRDTSRKLAKSNEELKKQQYRMEKDTMSVLSYLKKQDHEKDNTIEKLKQQLIETKEKAEKEKEEMEHKYTMQIHQLEGQFHQRIREIGMIQTELKTIKQFQKRKVQVEKELDDLKESLRNTERKHQETLRRLESRFFEEKHRLEQEAEKKVIMLAERAHHEAIVQLNNAGRSVFKENVYLQKALAYHQKEADTLQKNSQKLKENHTFLLHQKEINDLLVKEKIMQLTQQRSQIQTLQKKVVSLENALSYMTREFETEVLKLQQQSMVENQAGRVEMDKLQQLLHMKDKEMNRVKKLAKNILDERTEVERFFLDALHQVKQQILFNRQHYRQIAQAAFNLKMREACAGRTEYPKIRTFDGREHSTNSVNQDLLEAERWTITQGNVDIGDLTWEQKEKVLRLLFAKMNGFAPRKYSQSSRPPVPEYVASDSEDSKEFGDESKPQDQTFITQQVPISDCSGEMMLPSIPQGSQELTQ
- the BBOF1 gene encoding basal body-orientation factor 1 isoform X2, with the translated sequence MSSKGKDGKKAKAKSKKGKKSVKVEDSVVERAKANASLWEARLEVTELSRIEYRDTSRKLAKSNEELKKQQYRMEKDTMSVLSYLKKQDHEKDNTIEKLKQQLIETKEKAEKEKEEMLKESLRNTERKHQETLRRLESRFFEEKHRLEQEAEKKVIMLAERAHHEAIVQLNNAGRSVFKENVYLQKALAYHQKEADTLQKNSQKLKENHTFLLHQKEINDLLVKEKIMQLTQQRSQIQTLQKKVVSLENALSYMTREFETEVLKLQQQSMVENQAGRVEMDKLQQLLHMKDKEMNRVKKLAKNILDERTEVERFFLDALHQVKQQILFNRQHYRQIAQAAFNLKMREACAGRTEYPKIRTFDGREHSTNSVNQDLLEAERWTITQGNVDIGDLTWEQKEKVLRLLFAKMNGFAPRKYSQSSRPPVPEYVASDSEDSKEFGDESKPQDQTFITQQVPISDCSGEMMLPSIPQGSQELTQ